The DNA window GATCATCGTCCCTTAAAGATTGCACACCGAGCGACACTCTGTTCACGCCGGCTTGGGCAAACCCGGCGAAACGCTCCGCTTCGACAGAGCCCGGATTGGCCTCGAGCGAGATTTCGATGTCGTTAGCGGGTGTCCAGATCTGGCAGGCGCGTTCGATGATTGCGCTCACCAACTCGGGATTCATCAGGCTGGGTGTGCCGCCGCCGAAAAAGATCGAATTAAGCACACGGTCGGGAAGACGATCGGCGTAACGATCCAGATCCCGCAAATAGGCTCTAAGCCAGCGAGATTGATCGATATTTGCACGGACATGACTGTTGAAATCGCAATACGGGCATTTCGCTTCACAGAAGGGCCAATGCACGTAAAGGCCGAACCCTCCCGCCTGCCAGTCCTCAGTCAAAACAGCCCTTCACAAACTTGCCGAATGCATCCGCGCGATGGCTGATCCTATTCTTTTCCGCTCCATCCATTTCCCCGAAGGTCAAGTCATATCCGTTCGGCTGGAAAATAGGATCGTACCCGTGACCCTGCGCGCCGCGCATGGGCCAGACAATCCGGCCTTCGATCGTGCCTGTGAACACCTCGTCGTGGCCGTCAGGCCAGGCAAGGACAAGAGTGCAACAAAAGCGTGCTGTCCAAGGTGGCTTGGATTTGGATGCCAAGATACGATTATGGGCTTTTGTCATGGCGACGACAAAATCTCGACCATTCTCTGTTTCGGCCCAATCGGCAGTGAATACACCCGGAGCCCCATCCAGGGCGTCGATCTCGATGCCGCTGTCGTCGGACAAGGCGGGAAGATCAGTCGCACGAGCGGCGGCATGGGCTTTGATCCGTGCGTTCCCGACAAAGGTTGTCTCGGTCTCCTCGGGTTCGTCCAGCTTCTTTTCAGCCGCACCTACGACCTGTATATCGTAGGGTTTGAGCAGCGTGGCGATCTCTTCGAGTTTGCCCGCATTGTGGGTAGCCACCAGAAGCGTATCGCCCGAGAATTTACGCATTCGCCGCCGCCGTCTGCAATGTAACAAGCTCTCCAACGCCTTTTTCGGCCAGGTCCATGAGGCTTTCCATCTGGCCGCGGCTGAACGTGGCGCCTTCGGCGCTCATCTGAACCTCTATAAGGCGGCCCGTGCCCGTCATGATGAAGTTGCCATCGACACCTGCGTCGCTGTCCTCCGGGTAGTCGAGATCCAGCACGGGCTGGCCGGCGTAGATGCCGCAGCTGACGGCCGCCACGGGATCAACGAGCGGGTCACTGACCACGTCGCCGGTTTTCAGCAGCTTGTTGACGGCAAGGCGCAGCGCGACCCAACCACCGGTAATCGAGGCGCAGCGCGTTCCACCATCGGCTTGGATTACATCACAATCGACGGTTATCTGACGTTCCCCTAAGGCTACACGATCGACACCGGCTCGCAGACTGCGCCCGATGAGGCGCTGAATCTCAACGGTGCGTCCACCCTGTTTGCCCGCAGACGCTTCGCGTCGCATACGCGACGTGGTCGAACGCGGCAGCATTCCGTACTCTGCCGTGACCCAGCCGAGGCCGGAGCCCTTTATGAACGGCGGAACACGATCCTCGATCGTTGCGGTACACAGGACGTGGGTGTCGCCGATGCGGATCATGCAGGATCCTTCGGCATGTTTGGTCACGCCGGTCTCGATTGAAACCGCGCGCATTTCACTTAAGTCTCTTCCCGAAGGACGCATGCCAGAACTCCTTGTTTGCCTGTCCGGGATACAGGCGACCGAAACCTGATAGCAACCCCGATTGACCTTTTCGGCAGGCCGTTTTTAATGGCATCTCACGGGGCGACAGAAATGAAGATGGATAACGCGCGACAGATCCTCGAAGAGATGAACGACCGCTCGCGGGAAGTGTTTCGGCGGGTTGTCGAAGGGTATCTCGCCACGGGCGATCCTGTGGGGTCGCGCACGCTGACCCGCGACATGAGCGAGAAAGTGTCTGCGGCGACGATCCGCAATGTCATGCAGGACCTGGAGTATCTTGGCCTTTTGGACAGCCCTCATGTTTCGGCGGGACGTGTGCCGACGCAGCAAGGTCTGAGGATGTTTGTCGACGGACTGCTTGAGGTCAGCGACCTTGAACTGAATGATCGGGAGAAGATCGACGCAACCTTGGGCTCCAACTCGGATGACGTCAGTCTTGCGCTTGATCGGATCGGCTCGGCTTTATCCGGTGTGACGCAGGGCGCCTCGCTGGTTTTGGCGCCGAAACGCGAAGCGCCGATCAAGCATATCGAGTTCGTCGCGCTAGGACACGATAGGGCGCTAGTTGTTCTGGTTTTCGGCGACGGGCATGTCGAGAACCGGATTTTCCATCCGCCACCGGGACAGACGCCAAGCTCGATGCGAGAGGCAGCAAATTTCTTGAATGCCCTGATTGAGGGGAAGACACTTTCCGATGTGCAGACGGTCATCGCCAAAGAGATCGACAAGCGCCGTCAGGAAATCGACGGTCTTGCGCATCAATTGGTCGAAAGCGGGCTGGCCGTGTGGGAGGGCGAGGCCGACAGTTACGAGAGGTTGATCGTGAGGGGGCGCGCGAATCTGATCAACTCGGAGGTAGAACAGGAGGACCTTGACCGGATGAAAACCCTGTTTGACGACCTTGAACGCAAGCGAGACATTGCAGAATTTCTCGAATTGACCGATCAAGGCGAGGGTGTGCGCATTTTTATCGGGTCAGAGAACAAACTTTTCTCACTTTCGGGTTCCTCTTTGGTGGTCTCTCCATATATGAACGCTGATCGTAAGATCGTGGGCGCGGTCGGTGTGATTGGTCCGACGCGCCTGAATTACGGTCGAATTGTTCCAATCGTGGATTACACCGCGCAGCTTGTCGGCAAGCTGATCGCGGACCGAAAGTAGAGGATGAGCATGGCACAGTCGAAAGAAGGCCCGTTTCTGGACGACGTGGAGCAAGCGGAAGAAGAAGAGCACGCTGCAACGACCGAAGAAGACGCTCCGGAAAGCCCGGAGCATCAAATTGAGTCGCTACGGGCCGAGCGCGACGCTTTCCAAGACAAGTTCATGCGGGCGCTGGCCGATGCCGAAAATGCGCGAAAACGGGCCCAGCGGGAGCGCACGGAGGCCGAGAATTATGGCGGGTCGAAGCTGGCCCGGGATATCCTGCCGGTCTACGACAACCTGAAGCGTGCGGTCGAGACCGTTACCGACGAACAGCGCAAGGAAGCCGCGGCTCTGATCGAAGGTGTCGAGCTGACGATGCGCGAACTGGTCAACGTGTTTTCGAAACATGGGATCCAGGTGATCGATCCGCAGGTGGGCGACAAGTTCGACCCGAAACAGCACGAGGCGATGTTCGAGGCCCCGGTGCCCGGCACCAAGGCGGGTGAGATCATCCAGGTTTCGGCACAGGGCTTCATCTTGTACGACCGTATCCTGCGCCCGGCGCAGGTGGGCGTTTCTTCCTTTACAGGCTGACGGTCTCAGAGATCGCGAGACAAACCTTTCAGGTCATAGAGAAGATCCAGGGCCTCTTTGGGGCTGAGGTGATCCGGTTGAATTTCTTTTAGTCGCGCCTCGACCACCGACTCTTTTGACACAGGTTGGGGTGCGGGCGGCGGGGACGCAGCAAAAAGAGGCAGATCATCGATCAAGGCGGCACGCTTGCCGCCGCCTTCACGCTCGCCCTTTTCCAAAGCATCCAGAACGACGCGGGCGCGCTCGACCACAGCGGTGGGCAAACCGGCCAGTTTCGCCACCTGCACGCCATAGCTGCGATCCGCTGCGCCGCGACGGACCTCGTGCATGAATATCACGTCGCCTTCGTGTTCTTTCACCGCCACCGTAGCGTTATCGACACGGTTCAGTTTATCGCTCAGCCGTGTCAATTCGTGGTAGTGCGTGGCGAAAAGGGCGCGACAGCGGTTGGTTTCATGAAGATGCTCCAACGTTGCCCACGCGATACTGAGCCCATCATACGTGGCCGTGCCACGGCCAATCTCGTCCAGGATCACCAGCGCCTTGTCGTCGGCCTGGTTCAGGATGGCCGCGGTTTCCACCATTTCGACCATGAAAGTGGAACGGCCGCGGGCCAGATCGTCAGAGGCGCCGACGCGGCTGAACAGTTGGCTGACAAGCCCGATATGCGCTCGTGTTGCCGGAACGTAACTGCCCATCTGCGCAAGGACCGCGACAAGCGCATTCTGGCGCAGGAAGGTCGATTTACCGGCCATGTTGGGCCCGGTCAGCAGCCAGATATCGCTGCTCTCGCCGAGAGAGCAGTCATTCGCTATGAAAGGTGTCCCGTCTTGCGATCGGAGGGCTGCTTCGACAACAGGGTGACGGCCCCCTTCGATGTCGAGCGCGCGGCTGTCATCGACCTTGGGGCGGCACCAGTTTTCGGCCGTTGCGAGATCGGCAAGGCCGGCGGCAAGGTCGAACTCTGCCAGTGAGCGTGCGGCCAATGATATGTCTCCGGATCGCTCCAGAATTGCGCGCTTCAGGGTGTCATAGAGCCGTTTTTCAATCTCCAACGCGCGCCCGCCTGCATTCAGAATGCGGGTTTCCATCTCGCTGAGGGGAACGGTGGTGAACCGGACCTGGTTCGCGGTGGTCTGGCGATGCTTGAAGGTCTCGTTGAGCGGTTCCGACAGCATTTTGTCGGCGTGGGTGGCGGTGACTTCGACGAAATACCCCAGCACGTTATTATGCTTGACCTTCAGGCTTTGGATGCCGGTCATCTTAGCATAGTCCGCCTGCATTCCGGCGATGACGCTACGCCCCTCGTCGCGCAGTTTGCGGGCCTCGTCCAATTCGGTGTCATAGCCGTCGGCGATAAAGCCTCCGTCGCGAGCGAGCAACGGGGGTTCGGCGATGAGGGCTTCATCAAGCAGACCGAGCAACTCATCGTGGCCGGTCAGCGCCGAAGAGACCTCCTGAAGCGGTTTTGGCAGGTCCTGTCCCTCAAGCATCCGCGCAACCTCGGCGCCTTGCGCGAGACCGTTACGAATGGCAGCGAGGTCGCGAGGGCCGCCTCGGTCGAGACCGAGACGCGACAAGGCCCGGTCAAGGTCAGGGACCTTGCGCAGGGTTTCGCGCAGATCCTGCGAAAACCGTGCATTCTGAACCATGAATTCCACGCAATCCAGACGATCCTGAACCACGTCCAACACGCGGCTGGGGCTGGAAATACGCCGCTCAAGCAAGCGGCCGCCGCCAGCCGTCACGGTCCGGTCGATGCAGGACAGAAGCGAGCCCGCACGCCCACCGGTCAGTGACTGGGTCAATTCCAGATTTCGACGCGTGGCTGCATCGATCTGCATGACACGCGCCTCATTCTCGCGCACGGGTTTTTGCAGGAGCGGAAGCTTTCCCTTCTGAGTTATTTCCAGATACTCGGCGATCGCGCCCATTGCAGCGATTTCAACGCGCTCGAATTGGCCGAACGCCTCGAGCGTGTTGACGTCGAATAGCGAGCAGAGCCGCTTTTCGGCGCCCGCGCTGTCGAATGCGGAGCGGCCAAGCGGGGTGATCGAAATGCCATGTTCCTCGGCGATGTCGCGGATGGTGCTTTCGTCGCCATCGGCCACGACCAGTTCACTGGGCGCAAGGCGGGCCAGCTCGGGCGACAGGCGCGGGCCGGCCAGCGGCATGACGTGAAACGCGCCGGTCGAGATATCGACCCAGGCCAGAGCAGAGCTTTCGCGTATCTTCGCAAATGCGGTCAGGAAGTTGTGGCGGCGCGCCTCAAGCAGGCTTTCCTCTGTCAGTGTTCCGGGGGTCACCAGGCGAACCACGTCCCGTTTGACGACGGATTTCGAGCCACGCTTCTTGGCTTCGGCGGGGTCTTCCATCTGCTCGCAGACGGCAACGCGAAAGCCCTTTCGGATAAGGGTCAGAAGGTAGCCCTCGGCGGAATGCACGGGCACGCCGCACATGGCGATATCCTCGCCCAGATGCTTGCCGCGCTTGGTCAGGGCGATATCCAGCGCCTCGGCGGCGGCAACGGCGTCCTCGAAAAACAGCTCGTAAAAATCACCCATGCGGTAGAACAGAAGCGCGTTCTGGTACTGCGCTTTCAGGTCCAGGTATTGCGCCATCATCGGCGTCACGGCTGTTGTCGTGGATGCCACATTGCCCCCCATAGGCTTTGGCCGGCAGCTTACAAATCGCGGGCAGGGGGTGAAAGGCAAAAGCGAAGCAAGGCTTGAAAAGTGGGCCCATGCGCGGAAGCTGTGAAAAGCGATGGAGAGGCGAATGATCTTTAACATGGGCTCTGTGAATATCGACTACGTTTATCTGGTGCCGCACCTGCCGCAGCCGGGCGAGACGCTGGCGGCTGCGTCGATGTCGGTCGAGCTGGGCGGCAAAGGTGCCAATATGTCGGTGGCGATCGCTAAGGCTGACGGTCGCGTGCGCCACATAGGGGCTATCGGACCGGATGGCGCCTGGGCCAAAGCGCGGTTGGCCGAACACGGCATAGACGTGGATCATATTGCGACCGTCGATGTGCCGACGGGGCATGCAATCATCAACGTCGATCCGCAGGGCGAGAATGCCATCGTGATCTTTCCCGGTGCCAATCACGAGCAATCGCACCAAGTGATCGCGGCGGCCTTGGCGGAGGCGGGTGCAGCTGACCTTCTGGTGCTTCAGAACGAAACCAAGGGCAGGGCGTTTTCTGTGGCGCAGGCGCGGGAACGGGGAATACGGGTGATGTATGTACCTGCGCCCTATGATCAGAAGGCGGTAATCGGGTTACTTCCGCACGCCCATATCGTGGTGCTGAACGAAGTCGAATTCGGCCAGATGATGCAGGCCGCGGGACGGGACGTCGCAACGCTTGGAGTACCGACCATCGTTGTGACACGCGGGGCGCAAGGTGCCCTTCTGCTGGAGGAAAGCTCTGGTTGGTCGGAACGCAATTTCCCGGCACCGAAGGTTGACGCGGTCGATACAACAGGCGCCGGCGATACTTTCGCTGGGTATCTGGCGGCCGGGCTGGACGCCGGGTCCTCGACTGAACAGGCGGTGGAGCGCGCCGTTCTCGCCGCGGCGTTGAAGGTTACGCGGCGCGGGACGGCGGAGGCTATTCCGTCCCTAGCCGAAGTTCAGGCCTTCGTGGGTTAGGAGCCGATGAACGGCGCGTTGTCACCCCAAAGCTGGCGGATGCGTTCGTCGCGGCCACATGCCTCGCGATATGCTTTGTAAGCCTTGGCCTGCGTTTTAGGACCGAAGCGCGTGATGATCAGGCGGTCGCCCTTGTAATAATCCTGATGATAGTCTTCCGCCTCGTAAAAGTCCGACGCGGGCAGGATCGGGGTGACGATATCTTGGCCGAGGGTGGCGGCGGCCTTGGCCTTGGCCGTCTTCGCCGCCTTTTCCTCGGCGGCACCATCGGCAAAGATTGCGGTGCGATAGCTGTCTCCACGGTCGCAGAACTGGCCGCCGGCATCCGTCGGATCGACCGAGCGGAAGAACAGCGACAAGAGCTCCTCTCGGCTGACCTCTGCGGGATCGTACTCGATCTGCACCGCCTCGTAATGGCCTGTCCCACCGCGCACGACCTGCTTGTATGTGGGGTTTTCCACGGTACCGCCGGTGTAGCCGGAGATGACTTCGCTGACGCCGTCTACAGATTCGAAATCCGCTTCGACGCACCAGAAACAGCCACCGGCGACGGTCAGGCTTTCGGTTTCGGCGGCCTTGGCGGCGTTGGTCTGGACGCCAAAGCCTACGGCGATGGATATGGCGAGCACGGTCGCCTTGATGTTTCGCAGATGATTCATGGCACAGCCTCCCTTTGCCTGAGGTCAAACTGCCGCGTTTGTGCAACTGTTCCAACTCACCTGCTTGTGAGGTCACGGGGCGGTGAAGCGAATTTATCCCTTGGCACCGAAATGGCCTGTTCCTAGCGTGGGCTGAAACAAATCGCCGGGGTGATTTGTAACAAAGTGAAAGGCGACGGGCATGACAGAGCATCAGACGACACATCAGGCGGAAGAGGATGCGCGGAACGAAGAGATCCTGATCTGGCTGAACGGGCGGATTGTGCCGAAGGCGGAGGCGGTCGTCAGTGTCTATGACAGCGGGTTCATGCTGGGTGATGGAGTTTGGGAAGGTTTGCGGCTGTATGACGGGAGGTGGGCCTTTGTTGAGGAGCATCTTGATCGCCTGTTCGAGGCGGCGAAGGCGATCGACCTTGATATAGGTCTGTCGCGCGAGGAGGTGTTGCAGGCGCTTCTGGATACGCAGAAAGCCAACGAGATGACGAGCGACGCGCACGCACGCCTGATGGTCACGCGCGGTATCAAGACACGACCGTTCCAGCATCCCAGCCTTTCGCGGCAGGGGCCGACGATTACGATCATCATGGAGCATTCGCGTCCCAAGATCGCGCGGCCCATACGATTGGCCACGGTGCCGCATCTCCGGGGCTTGCCGATGACGCAGGACCCGAAGCTCAACTCCCATTCCAAACTTAACTGCATCCTGGCCTGCATCGCGGCGGAAAAAGCGGGAGCGGACGAGGCGTTGATGCTGGATGTGCATGGCTTCGTGAACACCACTAATGCCTGCAATTTCTTTATCGTTCGTAAAGGGGCCGTTTGGACCTCGAACGGGGACTACTGCATGAACGGGATCACGCGGCAGAAAGTGATCGACCTGTGCCGTAAAAACGACATTCCGGTTTACGAGCGGAATTACTCGCTGGTGGACACCTATGGCGCGGACGAAGCGTTTCTGACCGGCACGTTCGGCGCGCAGACACCGGTGAGCGAGATCGACGGGCGACCGATTGGCGACGGTGAGGCCGGGCCGGTGACGCGGCGAATCCAAGCGCTTTACGAGGATCTGATTGCCAAGGAATGCGCCTGATGCGGATCGCGATGTGGTCGGGGCCGCGCAATCTGTCGACGGCGATGATGTATTCGTTTGCGGCGCGAGGGGATTGTGCCGTGATCGATGAGCCGTTCTATGCGGCCTACCTGACGATGACGGGGCTGGAACACCCGATGCGGGATGAGATCATCGCCTCGCAGCCGAGCGACCCAGGCAAGGTGGTCGAAGGGCTGATGGGGCCTATCCCACGGGGAAAGCAGCACTTTTACCACAAGCACATGGCGCAGCATATGATTGACGGTATGCCGCGCGACTGGATCAGGGACGTGGTGAACGTGTTCCTGATCCGGCATCCGGCGCGGGTGGTGGCGAGTTTCTCGGCCAAGTACGAAAAGCCCACGCTCGACGATATCGGCTTTCGCCAGCAGGCAGAGCTGTTCGAGCTGGTCAAGGCGCTGGGCGGCGACCCGGTGGTGATCGACAGTGCCGATATCCGGCGTGATCCAGAGGGTCATTTGCGGAGCCTTTGTGAGCGGATCGGGCTGGACTGGACGCCGGACATGCTGCGCTGGCCCAAGGGCGGACATGCGGATGATGGTGTCTGGGCCAGTCACTGGTATGGGGCGGTACATGGCTCGACCGGGTTCGCGCAGGCGGAGGGTGATGTGCCGGAATTGACCGGGTGGAAAGCGGATTTATCCGCCGCCGCGATGCCCTATTACGAGGCGTTGCGCGGGGAAGAGGTTAAAG is part of the Roseovarius sp. THAF9 genome and encodes:
- the rdgB gene encoding RdgB/HAM1 family non-canonical purine NTP pyrophosphatase, producing MRKFSGDTLLVATHNAGKLEEIATLLKPYDIQVVGAAEKKLDEPEETETTFVGNARIKAHAAARATDLPALSDDSGIEIDALDGAPGVFTADWAETENGRDFVVAMTKAHNRILASKSKPPWTARFCCTLVLAWPDGHDEVFTGTIEGRIVWPMRGAQGHGYDPIFQPNGYDLTFGEMDGAEKNRISHRADAFGKFVKGCFD
- the rph gene encoding ribonuclease PH codes for the protein MRPSGRDLSEMRAVSIETGVTKHAEGSCMIRIGDTHVLCTATIEDRVPPFIKGSGLGWVTAEYGMLPRSTTSRMRREASAGKQGGRTVEIQRLIGRSLRAGVDRVALGERQITVDCDVIQADGGTRCASITGGWVALRLAVNKLLKTGDVVSDPLVDPVAAVSCGIYAGQPVLDLDYPEDSDAGVDGNFIMTGTGRLIEVQMSAEGATFSRGQMESLMDLAEKGVGELVTLQTAAANA
- the hrcA gene encoding heat-inducible transcriptional repressor HrcA, encoding MDNARQILEEMNDRSREVFRRVVEGYLATGDPVGSRTLTRDMSEKVSAATIRNVMQDLEYLGLLDSPHVSAGRVPTQQGLRMFVDGLLEVSDLELNDREKIDATLGSNSDDVSLALDRIGSALSGVTQGASLVLAPKREAPIKHIEFVALGHDRALVVLVFGDGHVENRIFHPPPGQTPSSMREAANFLNALIEGKTLSDVQTVIAKEIDKRRQEIDGLAHQLVESGLAVWEGEADSYERLIVRGRANLINSEVEQEDLDRMKTLFDDLERKRDIAEFLELTDQGEGVRIFIGSENKLFSLSGSSLVVSPYMNADRKIVGAVGVIGPTRLNYGRIVPIVDYTAQLVGKLIADRK
- a CDS encoding nucleotide exchange factor GrpE, whose protein sequence is MAQSKEGPFLDDVEQAEEEEHAATTEEDAPESPEHQIESLRAERDAFQDKFMRALADAENARKRAQRERTEAENYGGSKLARDILPVYDNLKRAVETVTDEQRKEAAALIEGVELTMRELVNVFSKHGIQVIDPQVGDKFDPKQHEAMFEAPVPGTKAGEIIQVSAQGFILYDRILRPAQVGVSSFTG
- the mutS gene encoding DNA mismatch repair protein MutS gives rise to the protein MMAQYLDLKAQYQNALLFYRMGDFYELFFEDAVAAAEALDIALTKRGKHLGEDIAMCGVPVHSAEGYLLTLIRKGFRVAVCEQMEDPAEAKKRGSKSVVKRDVVRLVTPGTLTEESLLEARRHNFLTAFAKIRESSALAWVDISTGAFHVMPLAGPRLSPELARLAPSELVVADGDESTIRDIAEEHGISITPLGRSAFDSAGAEKRLCSLFDVNTLEAFGQFERVEIAAMGAIAEYLEITQKGKLPLLQKPVRENEARVMQIDAATRRNLELTQSLTGGRAGSLLSCIDRTVTAGGGRLLERRISSPSRVLDVVQDRLDCVEFMVQNARFSQDLRETLRKVPDLDRALSRLGLDRGGPRDLAAIRNGLAQGAEVARMLEGQDLPKPLQEVSSALTGHDELLGLLDEALIAEPPLLARDGGFIADGYDTELDEARKLRDEGRSVIAGMQADYAKMTGIQSLKVKHNNVLGYFVEVTATHADKMLSEPLNETFKHRQTTANQVRFTTVPLSEMETRILNAGGRALEIEKRLYDTLKRAILERSGDISLAARSLAEFDLAAGLADLATAENWCRPKVDDSRALDIEGGRHPVVEAALRSQDGTPFIANDCSLGESSDIWLLTGPNMAGKSTFLRQNALVAVLAQMGSYVPATRAHIGLVSQLFSRVGASDDLARGRSTFMVEMVETAAILNQADDKALVILDEIGRGTATYDGLSIAWATLEHLHETNRCRALFATHYHELTRLSDKLNRVDNATVAVKEHEGDVIFMHEVRRGAADRSYGVQVAKLAGLPTAVVERARVVLDALEKGEREGGGKRAALIDDLPLFAASPPPAPQPVSKESVVEARLKEIQPDHLSPKEALDLLYDLKGLSRDL
- a CDS encoding ribokinase; translation: MIFNMGSVNIDYVYLVPHLPQPGETLAAASMSVELGGKGANMSVAIAKADGRVRHIGAIGPDGAWAKARLAEHGIDVDHIATVDVPTGHAIINVDPQGENAIVIFPGANHEQSHQVIAAALAEAGAADLLVLQNETKGRAFSVAQARERGIRVMYVPAPYDQKAVIGLLPHAHIVVLNEVEFGQMMQAAGRDVATLGVPTIVVTRGAQGALLLEESSGWSERNFPAPKVDAVDTTGAGDTFAGYLAAGLDAGSSTEQAVERAVLAAALKVTRRGTAEAIPSLAEVQAFVG
- the msrA gene encoding peptide-methionine (S)-S-oxide reductase MsrA; translation: MNHLRNIKATVLAISIAVGFGVQTNAAKAAETESLTVAGGCFWCVEADFESVDGVSEVISGYTGGTVENPTYKQVVRGGTGHYEAVQIEYDPAEVSREELLSLFFRSVDPTDAGGQFCDRGDSYRTAIFADGAAEEKAAKTAKAKAAATLGQDIVTPILPASDFYEAEDYHQDYYKGDRLIITRFGPKTQAKAYKAYREACGRDERIRQLWGDNAPFIGS
- a CDS encoding D-amino acid aminotransferase, whose product is MTEHQTTHQAEEDARNEEILIWLNGRIVPKAEAVVSVYDSGFMLGDGVWEGLRLYDGRWAFVEEHLDRLFEAAKAIDLDIGLSREEVLQALLDTQKANEMTSDAHARLMVTRGIKTRPFQHPSLSRQGPTITIIMEHSRPKIARPIRLATVPHLRGLPMTQDPKLNSHSKLNCILACIAAEKAGADEALMLDVHGFVNTTNACNFFIVRKGAVWTSNGDYCMNGITRQKVIDLCRKNDIPVYERNYSLVDTYGADEAFLTGTFGAQTPVSEIDGRPIGDGEAGPVTRRIQALYEDLIAKECA
- a CDS encoding HAD family hydrolase; translation: MRIAMWSGPRNLSTAMMYSFAARGDCAVIDEPFYAAYLTMTGLEHPMRDEIIASQPSDPGKVVEGLMGPIPRGKQHFYHKHMAQHMIDGMPRDWIRDVVNVFLIRHPARVVASFSAKYEKPTLDDIGFRQQAELFELVKALGGDPVVIDSADIRRDPEGHLRSLCERIGLDWTPDMLRWPKGGHADDGVWASHWYGAVHGSTGFAQAEGDVPELTGWKADLSAAAMPYYEALRGEEVKAPLQG